In the genome of Ensifer adhaerens, one region contains:
- a CDS encoding amino acid/amide ABC transporter ATP-binding protein 2, HAAT family yields the protein MLTVENANLHYGAAQALRGVSLKAEMGKITCVLGRNGVGKSSLLRAVTGQHPLSGGEIAFQGKVLNGLPPYQRAKTGIGYVPQGREIFPLLTVKENLETGYAPLKRADRNIPDDIFSLFPVLQSMLSRRGGDLSGGQQQQLAIGRALVTRPKIIVLDEPTEGIQPSIIKDIGRALKYLRDSTGMAILLVEQYLDFCRELADYVYIMDRGEIVHQGLAETLDTQEARRHLTV from the coding sequence ATGCTGACCGTTGAAAACGCAAACCTTCACTATGGCGCAGCGCAGGCGCTTCGCGGTGTGTCACTCAAGGCCGAGATGGGCAAGATCACCTGCGTGCTGGGGCGCAACGGGGTGGGGAAGTCGTCGCTCCTGCGGGCGGTGACCGGCCAGCATCCGCTGTCCGGCGGCGAGATTGCCTTTCAGGGCAAGGTGCTGAACGGCCTGCCGCCATACCAGCGAGCCAAGACCGGCATCGGCTATGTGCCGCAGGGGCGCGAGATCTTTCCGCTGCTGACGGTGAAGGAAAATCTCGAGACGGGTTACGCGCCGCTGAAGCGTGCCGATCGGAACATTCCCGATGATATCTTCAGCCTGTTTCCGGTTTTGCAAAGCATGCTCTCGCGACGCGGCGGGGACCTGTCCGGGGGGCAGCAGCAGCAGCTGGCAATAGGCCGGGCGCTGGTGACGCGGCCGAAGATCATCGTGCTGGACGAGCCGACGGAAGGCATTCAGCCCTCGATCATCAAGGATATCGGTCGGGCGTTGAAATATCTGCGCGATTCCACCGGGATGGCCATTCTGCTTGTGGAACAGTATCTCGATTTCTGCCGCGAGCTGGCGGACTATGTGTATATCATGGATCGCGGCGAGATCGTTCATCAGGGGCTCGCGGAAACGCTGGATACGCAGGAGGCACGGCGTCACCTGACGGTGTAG
- a CDS encoding urease accessory protein produces the protein MNVQEAVTGRPQRAKGSGRLSVKRSGSKSRIETLFQEGCAKIRLPDTFDDTLEAVLINTSGGLTGGDRISWAVEAEANTDVTVTTQACEKVYKASEGAAEVEAILRAGDGARLSWLPQETILFDYGHLNRRLDVDLASDAEFVGVEAVILGRTAMGELVNTGLFRDRWRIRRAGRLIHAEDARLDGAVNDIASLAPVLAGNLAFATLLYCGSAGETLLPKIRAVIGDADGGASCWDGKLIVRVAAADGQHLRKILSPVISLLRNGAALPKVWNT, from the coding sequence ATGAACGTGCAGGAAGCGGTGACAGGCCGGCCGCAAAGAGCCAAGGGGAGCGGCAGGCTTTCCGTCAAGCGCTCCGGCAGCAAGAGCCGGATCGAGACGCTGTTCCAAGAAGGGTGCGCAAAAATCAGGCTTCCCGACACGTTCGACGACACGCTGGAAGCCGTGTTGATCAACACATCCGGTGGGCTGACCGGCGGCGACCGGATTTCCTGGGCTGTCGAGGCCGAAGCCAATACCGATGTGACGGTGACGACCCAGGCCTGCGAGAAGGTTTACAAGGCAAGCGAAGGCGCGGCGGAAGTCGAGGCGATCTTGCGGGCCGGCGACGGCGCCCGGCTCTCCTGGCTGCCGCAGGAAACGATCCTGTTCGACTACGGCCATCTCAACCGCCGGCTCGATGTTGACCTGGCCAGCGATGCCGAATTCGTGGGCGTCGAGGCGGTGATCCTGGGGCGGACGGCCATGGGCGAACTGGTCAATACCGGGCTTTTCCGCGATCGCTGGCGCATCCGGCGTGCCGGCCGGCTGATCCATGCGGAAGACGCCCGGCTTGATGGCGCGGTGAATGATATCGCAAGTCTGGCGCCGGTGCTGGCCGGTAATCTGGCCTTCGCCACGCTGCTCTATTGCGGGTCTGCCGGCGAGACGCTTCTGCCTAAAATTCGGGCAGTTATTGGTGATGCGGATGGTGGTGCGAGTTGCTGGGATGGCAAGCTCATCGTCCGGGTCGCCGCCGCCGACGGGCAGCACCTAAGAAAAATTCTGAGCCCGGTCATTTCGCTCTTGCGCAATGGTGCGGCCTTGCCGAAAGTCTGGAACACCTGA
- a CDS encoding urease subunit gamma — translation MNLTPREKDKLLISMAAMVARRRLERGVKLNHPEAIALITDFVVEGARDGRPVSELMEAGAHVISRAQVMEGVAEMIHDVQIEATFPDGTKLVTVHEPIR, via the coding sequence ATGAACCTGACCCCACGAGAAAAAGACAAGCTGCTGATTTCCATGGCCGCCATGGTGGCGCGCCGCCGGCTGGAACGGGGCGTGAAGCTCAATCATCCGGAAGCGATCGCGCTCATCACCGACTTCGTCGTCGAAGGCGCGCGAGACGGCCGTCCCGTCTCCGAACTCATGGAAGCGGGCGCGCATGTGATCTCGCGTGCGCAGGTCATGGAGGGTGTCGCCGAGATGATCCACGACGTGCAGATCGAGGCGACCTTCCCGGACGGGACGAAGCTCGTCACCGTGCATGAACCGATCCGTTAA
- a CDS encoding urease subunit beta has product MIPGEIIAAKGEIELNAGLPVITIDVSNAGDRPVQVGSHYHFFETNPGLKFDREKARGLRLDIPAGTAVRFEPGQTRSVNLIPMEGNREIYGFRQDVMGKL; this is encoded by the coding sequence ATGATTCCGGGCGAAATCATTGCCGCCAAAGGCGAAATCGAACTCAATGCCGGTCTTCCGGTGATCACGATCGACGTGTCGAATGCCGGCGACCGGCCGGTTCAGGTGGGTTCGCATTACCATTTCTTCGAGACCAATCCGGGTCTGAAATTTGACCGGGAGAAGGCGCGCGGCCTGCGGCTGGACATCCCGGCCGGTACAGCCGTCCGCTTCGAGCCGGGACAGACCCGCAGTGTCAATCTGATCCCCATGGAAGGCAACCGGGAAATCTACGGCTTCCGCCAGGATGTCATGGGCAAGCTCTGA
- a CDS encoding Uncharacterized conserved protein YecT, DUF1311 family — translation MTRMRRMLPVLAPLFVLWATSALADDEMKCNPEGTQQEMNICAWDDFQKADDELNAVYKKAVAYAKSQDENYADQPDLKGAVAALKKAQRAWIDYRDGHCEGVGFSARGGSMEPMLVAGCQEELTKKRIADLKALMEDGEAK, via the coding sequence ATGACGCGCATGAGAAGAATGCTTCCGGTTCTCGCGCCTCTGTTTGTGCTCTGGGCCACCTCGGCGCTGGCGGATGACGAGATGAAATGTAACCCGGAAGGGACGCAGCAGGAGATGAATATCTGCGCCTGGGACGATTTCCAGAAGGCGGATGATGAGTTGAATGCGGTCTACAAGAAGGCGGTCGCCTATGCGAAGTCGCAGGACGAAAACTATGCCGATCAGCCCGACCTGAAGGGGGCCGTGGCCGCCTTGAAGAAGGCCCAGCGCGCCTGGATCGACTATCGCGATGGCCATTGCGAAGGCGTCGGTTTCAGTGCGCGCGGCGGGTCCATGGAGCCGATGCTGGTGGCCGGTTGCCAGGAAGAGCTGACGAAGAAGCGGATCGCGGATCTGAAGGCGCTGATGGAAGACGGGGAAGCGAAGTAA
- a CDS encoding urease subunit alpha gives MSYKMSRAAYAGMFGPTTGDKVRLADTELFIEVEKDFTTYGSEVKFGGGKVIRDGMGQSQVTRAAGAVDTVITNALIVDHSGIYKADIGLKDGRIAAIGKAGNPDTQPGVNIIVGPGTEAIAGEGKIITAGGMDSHIHFICPQQIEEALMSGLTCMLGGGTGPAHGTLATTCTPGPWHIARMIEAADAFPMNLAFAGKGNASLPGALEEMVLAGASSLKLHEDWGTTPGAIDCCLSVADEYDVQVMIHTDTLNESGFVEDTISAIKGRTIHAFHTEGAGGGHAPDIIKICGQPNVIPSSTNPTRPYTVNTIAEHLDMLMVCHHLSASIPEDIAFAESRIRKETIAAEDILHDIGAFSIISSDSQAMGRVGEVAIRTWQTADKMKRQRGPLPEETGDNDNFRVKRYIAKYTINPALAHGLSHEIGSIEIGKRADLVIWNPAFFGVKPDMVLIGGTIAAAPMGDPNASIPTPQPVHYRPMFGAYGKALTNSSVTFVSQAALDGGLKNKLGTAKNMIAVKNTRGGLTKASMIHNAAMPHIEVDPETYEVRADGVLLTCEPATVLPMAQRYFLF, from the coding sequence ATGTCTTACAAAATGTCCCGCGCGGCCTATGCCGGCATGTTCGGCCCGACAACTGGCGACAAGGTTCGGCTTGCCGATACGGAACTCTTCATCGAGGTGGAGAAGGACTTCACCACCTACGGGTCGGAGGTGAAATTCGGCGGCGGCAAGGTCATCCGCGACGGCATGGGGCAATCCCAGGTGACGCGCGCGGCGGGCGCGGTCGACACCGTCATCACCAATGCGCTGATCGTCGACCATTCCGGCATCTACAAGGCCGATATTGGCCTGAAGGACGGCCGCATCGCCGCGATCGGCAAGGCTGGCAACCCGGATACGCAGCCGGGCGTCAACATCATCGTCGGTCCCGGCACGGAGGCCATTGCCGGCGAGGGCAAGATCATCACCGCCGGCGGCATGGACAGCCACATTCACTTTATCTGCCCGCAGCAGATCGAGGAAGCGCTGATGAGCGGCCTCACCTGCATGCTCGGCGGCGGCACGGGGCCCGCACATGGCACGCTGGCCACGACCTGCACGCCCGGCCCCTGGCACATTGCCCGCATGATCGAGGCGGCCGATGCCTTCCCGATGAACCTCGCCTTTGCCGGCAAGGGCAATGCGTCGCTGCCCGGCGCGCTGGAAGAAATGGTGCTGGCGGGGGCCTCGTCTCTGAAGCTGCATGAGGACTGGGGCACCACGCCGGGCGCGATCGATTGCTGCCTGTCGGTTGCTGACGAATATGATGTGCAGGTGATGATCCACACCGATACGCTCAACGAAAGCGGCTTCGTGGAAGACACGATTTCGGCGATCAAGGGCCGCACCATCCATGCATTCCATACCGAAGGTGCGGGCGGCGGCCATGCACCGGACATCATCAAGATCTGCGGCCAGCCCAACGTCATTCCGTCCTCGACCAATCCGACGCGGCCCTACACCGTCAACACGATTGCCGAGCATCTCGACATGCTGATGGTCTGCCATCACCTGTCGGCGTCGATCCCCGAAGACATCGCCTTTGCCGAAAGCCGCATCCGCAAGGAAACGATCGCGGCGGAAGATATTCTCCACGACATCGGCGCTTTCTCGATCATCTCGTCGGACAGCCAGGCCATGGGCCGCGTCGGCGAGGTTGCGATCCGGACATGGCAAACCGCCGACAAGATGAAGCGCCAGCGCGGGCCGCTGCCGGAAGAAACCGGCGACAACGACAATTTCCGCGTCAAGCGCTACATCGCCAAATACACGATCAATCCGGCGCTGGCGCATGGGCTTTCCCATGAAATCGGCTCCATCGAGATCGGCAAGCGCGCCGACCTCGTGATCTGGAACCCGGCCTTCTTCGGCGTAAAGCCGGACATGGTGCTGATCGGCGGAACGATCGCCGCTGCCCCCATGGGCGACCCCAACGCCTCCATCCCGACGCCGCAGCCGGTGCATTATCGTCCGATGTTCGGCGCCTATGGCAAGGCTCTGACGAACTCTTCCGTCACCTTCGTCTCGCAGGCAGCGCTGGATGGTGGGCTCAAGAACAAGCTCGGCACGGCCAAGAACATGATCGCGGTCAAGAACACACGCGGCGGGCTCACCAAGGCCTCGATGATCCACAACGCGGCGATGCCGCATATCGAGGTGGATCCGGAGACCTATGAAGTGCGCGCCGATGGCGTTCTGCTGACGTGTGAACCGGCGACGGTTCTACCGATGGCGCAGCGGTATTTCCTGTTCTGA
- a CDS encoding Peroxiredoxin → MLISRKVPDVTFRTRVRDESIGGPNPFRWQDVTSADYFGGKRVILFSLPGAFTPTCSTYQLPDFEKLYPEFQAEGIDEIYCISVNDAFVMNAWGKSQGLANVKLIPDGSGEFTRKMGMLVRKDNLGFGLRSWRYAAVINNGVVEQWFEEEGFSDNCETDPYGVSSPQNILEALRRKQAA, encoded by the coding sequence ATGCTGATTAGCCGCAAGGTGCCTGACGTTACTTTCCGCACGCGCGTTCGCGATGAATCGATCGGCGGTCCCAATCCGTTCCGCTGGCAGGATGTTACCTCCGCCGACTATTTTGGCGGCAAGCGCGTCATCCTGTTTTCGCTGCCGGGCGCGTTCACACCGACCTGTTCGACCTATCAGCTACCGGACTTCGAAAAGCTCTATCCGGAGTTTCAGGCGGAAGGCATCGACGAGATCTATTGCATCTCCGTTAATGATGCCTTCGTGATGAATGCCTGGGGCAAGTCGCAGGGTCTCGCAAACGTCAAGCTCATTCCGGATGGCTCTGGCGAGTTTACCCGAAAGATGGGTATGCTGGTCCGCAAGGACAATCTGGGCTTCGGCCTGCGCTCCTGGCGCTATGCCGCTGTCATCAACAACGGCGTGGTCGAGCAGTGGTTCGAGGAAGAAGGCTTCTCGGACAATTGCGAAACCGATCCCTACGGCGTCTCCTCGCCGCAGAACATCCTCGAAGCGCTGCGCCGCAAACAGGCAGCCTGA
- a CDS encoding Threonine/homoserine/homoserine lactone efflux protein, producing the protein MIAWTLFIPACFALNCAPGPNNMLAFSNAARLGFGTACLGGLGRIPAFAALIGVTVLGLGAVLAASAEAFLVIKIAGAIYLVYTGIQLVLKARKFAEMQSGDLALKALMRRDFTMAIANPKAIAIFTAFFPQFIDPSMPAWSQLLQMGGVFLMLEVLAVALYAAAGAVLGRFIKSSRVFVNLNRLVGGALIAAGGSMALSRH; encoded by the coding sequence ATGATCGCCTGGACACTTTTCATCCCCGCCTGTTTCGCGCTGAATTGCGCACCGGGGCCGAACAACATGCTGGCTTTTTCCAATGCGGCCCGGTTGGGTTTCGGCACCGCCTGCCTTGGTGGACTCGGACGCATTCCTGCCTTTGCGGCGCTGATTGGGGTGACGGTTCTGGGGCTCGGGGCGGTTCTGGCAGCGTCTGCCGAGGCGTTTCTGGTCATCAAGATCGCCGGGGCGATCTATCTCGTCTATACGGGCATTCAGCTTGTGCTGAAGGCCAGGAAGTTCGCCGAGATGCAGTCCGGCGACCTGGCGCTCAAGGCGTTGATGCGGCGGGATTTCACGATGGCGATCGCCAATCCGAAAGCGATTGCGATCTTCACGGCCTTCTTTCCGCAGTTCATCGATCCCTCGATGCCGGCCTGGTCGCAGCTGTTGCAGATGGGCGGCGTCTTCCTCATGCTGGAGGTTCTGGCGGTCGCATTGTATGCGGCGGCGGGTGCGGTTCTCGGTCGGTTCATCAAGTCGTCGCGCGTTTTCGTCAACCTCAACCGGCTTGTCGGCGGGGCCCTGATTGCGGCCGGCGGGTCGATGGCGCTATCCCGGCACTGA
- a CDS encoding urease accessory protein, translating to MLRAISVLAPGEPHSPPADTVVLPHDGRHLRRKLLHPESGGMIMLDLKETVMLADGDLLSLDDGTCLKVVAAEEDLLEIVARDRLHLIELAWHLGNRHLAAQVEEGRILILRDHVIEDMLNGLGARVRHVREPFQPVRGAYHSGGHGHAHGHHHH from the coding sequence ATGTTACGCGCGATCTCGGTTCTGGCTCCCGGAGAGCCGCATTCTCCACCGGCCGATACGGTGGTGCTGCCGCATGATGGTCGGCATTTGCGGCGCAAGCTGCTGCATCCTGAAAGCGGCGGCATGATCATGCTGGACCTGAAGGAAACGGTCATGCTGGCCGATGGCGATCTGCTATCGCTGGATGATGGGACCTGTCTGAAGGTGGTCGCTGCGGAAGAGGATTTGCTTGAAATCGTTGCGCGCGACCGGCTGCATCTGATCGAACTTGCCTGGCATCTCGGCAACCGGCACCTCGCCGCTCAGGTGGAGGAAGGGCGTATTCTCATCCTTCGCGATCACGTCATAGAGGACATGCTGAACGGGCTCGGCGCGCGCGTCCGCCATGTCCGCGAACCTTTCCAGCCTGTGCGCGGCGCCTATCATTCCGGAGGGCATGGACATGCACATGGCCATCACCACCACTGA
- a CDS encoding urease accessory protein, whose amino-acid sequence MHMAITTTERRHTTALIRLMTWLSPAFPIGAFAYSGGLERAIADERIRDRDGLFAWLDGLLAHGAMKTDAIFFSLSYRAGGETVLAEINDLALALAGSAERLGETVSLGTAFVDAARDWPHAVLDEVRARAGGGVAYPVAAGAIAGAHETGLEAGLAAYLHANLSQLVSVAIRCGVIGQKQGVGLLASFENHVASLASALVDCTEDDLGSAAFIAEISSLKHETQTTRLFRS is encoded by the coding sequence ATGCACATGGCCATCACCACCACTGAGCGCCGTCATACGACGGCGCTGATCCGCCTGATGACCTGGTTGTCGCCGGCCTTTCCTATCGGGGCCTTCGCCTATTCCGGCGGGCTGGAACGGGCCATCGCCGATGAACGCATCCGCGACCGTGACGGACTTTTCGCCTGGCTGGACGGACTTCTGGCCCATGGCGCGATGAAGACGGACGCGATCTTCTTTTCGCTCAGCTACCGCGCCGGCGGCGAGACCGTGCTTGCCGAGATCAACGATCTGGCGCTGGCGCTGGCGGGTTCTGCGGAACGGCTGGGCGAGACGGTGTCGCTCGGCACGGCTTTTGTTGACGCAGCGCGCGACTGGCCACATGCGGTGCTGGACGAGGTGCGCGCGCGGGCTGGCGGCGGGGTGGCCTATCCGGTGGCGGCCGGTGCGATCGCCGGGGCGCACGAGACCGGGCTGGAGGCGGGGCTTGCGGCCTATCTGCATGCCAATCTGAGCCAACTTGTCTCCGTCGCCATTCGCTGCGGCGTGATTGGGCAGAAACAGGGTGTCGGACTTCTGGCTTCGTTTGAAAATCATGTCGCTTCGCTGGCCTCCGCGCTCGTCGACTGCACGGAAGACGATCTGGGCTCAGCGGCCTTCATCGCCGAAATTTCCTCGCTAAAGCATGAGACGCAGACGACGCGGCTTTTCCGCTCGTGA
- a CDS encoding urease accessory protein, translating into MKSQNGPLRVGIGGPVGSGKTALTAELCKAMRGDYSVAVVTNDIYTREDADALVRMQALTSDRIVGVETGGCPHTAIREDASINLQAISGLNQRFPDLDVVFIESGGDNLAATFSPDLADITIYVISVCQGEEIPRKGGPGITRSDMLVINKADLAPHVDVDLAVMERDATKQRAGRPFVFSNMKRGEGVGAIVDFLKLQGGL; encoded by the coding sequence ATGAAATCGCAGAACGGTCCCTTGAGAGTGGGCATAGGCGGCCCCGTGGGCTCCGGCAAGACAGCGCTGACCGCCGAACTCTGCAAAGCGATGCGCGGCGACTATTCCGTCGCGGTCGTCACCAATGATATCTATACGCGCGAAGATGCGGATGCGCTGGTGCGCATGCAGGCCCTGACGTCGGATCGCATCGTAGGCGTGGAGACCGGCGGCTGTCCACATACCGCGATCCGCGAGGACGCGTCGATCAATCTGCAGGCAATTTCCGGTCTCAACCAGCGGTTCCCCGATCTCGACGTCGTCTTCATCGAATCCGGCGGCGACAATCTGGCGGCGACCTTTTCGCCGGATCTCGCCGATATCACCATCTATGTGATCTCGGTCTGCCAGGGCGAGGAAATCCCGCGCAAGGGTGGGCCGGGGATTACCCGCTCCGATATGCTGGTCATCAACAAGGCGGATCTCGCGCCGCATGTCGATGTCGATCTTGCGGTCATGGAGCGCGACGCAACGAAGCAGCGCGCCGGGCGGCCCTTTGTATTTTCCAACATGAAGCGGGGCGAGGGGGTCGGTGCGATCGTCGATTTCCTGAAGCTGCAGGGCGGTCTCTGA
- a CDS encoding cAMP-binding domain of CRP or a regulatory subunit of cAMP-dependent protein kinases, which produces MIKVLKLNVREKEILLRSHFLSELPSMTAARIVEHVTVASHESRDPIFKQGEKADYFYTVLTGFVRVFRLSKDGREADIGIYGPGETFAEGVMFNGGIYRFCAQSAEAVTLARYEVDKIRQFASQDPAIGIALIASLSRNLDQALECVADDRLHTAPQRVANFILQHCPENANSARFRLPFQKSLLAGKLGLAPEALSRAFSALKSAGVSVHGRIIEIGDVNALRNF; this is translated from the coding sequence GTGATCAAGGTCTTGAAATTGAACGTTCGCGAAAAAGAGATTCTTCTGCGATCCCACTTTCTGAGCGAATTGCCGTCGATGACGGCGGCCAGGATCGTCGAACATGTGACCGTTGCAAGCCATGAATCGCGTGATCCGATTTTCAAGCAGGGCGAGAAGGCGGATTACTTCTACACGGTGCTGACGGGTTTTGTCCGGGTCTTCCGGTTGAGCAAGGATGGCCGCGAGGCCGACATCGGCATCTATGGTCCCGGCGAGACCTTCGCCGAAGGCGTGATGTTCAATGGCGGCATCTACCGTTTCTGTGCCCAGTCTGCAGAGGCCGTTACGCTTGCCCGCTACGAAGTCGACAAGATTCGCCAATTCGCCTCCCAAGACCCTGCGATCGGGATTGCGCTGATAGCCTCGCTGTCGCGCAATCTCGACCAGGCTCTCGAATGCGTGGCCGACGATCGGTTGCACACGGCGCCGCAACGCGTCGCCAACTTCATTCTGCAGCACTGCCCGGAAAATGCGAACTCGGCCCGTTTTCGACTGCCGTTCCAGAAGAGCCTGCTCGCAGGCAAGCTGGGCCTTGCGCCCGAAGCGCTTTCACGCGCCTTTTCCGCGCTGAAATCCGCCGGCGTCAGCGTCCACGGCCGCATCATCGAAATCGGCGATGTAAACGCGTTGAGGAATTTCTAG